From one Geoalkalibacter halelectricus genomic stretch:
- the trmFO gene encoding methylenetetrahydrofolate--tRNA-(uracil(54)-C(5))-methyltransferase (FADH(2)-oxidizing) TrmFO has translation MHTPISIIGAGLAGCEAAWQLAERGIPVRLHEMKPVRFSPAHQSPGLAELVCSNSLRGAALTNAVGLLKEELRRCAALFMQAADATAVPAGGALAVDRDEFSAYITEKITQHPRITLVREEVAHLPAEGRIIIAAGPLAAESISREIARLTGAEHLYFYDAIAPIVEADSIDTSKAWRASRYDKGSDDYLNCPLDEDQYRSFVAALRTADKVPARDFEQLIHFEGCMPIEELAARGDLTLAFGPMKPVGLRDPRTGREPFAVVQLRQDDRHASLYNLVGFQTKLTYPEQRRLFRTIPGLENARFARLGSMHRNTFINAPRCLNSRQQLRSDPHLFFAGQITGVEGYVESAASGFLAGLFAAAATLGTELPDPPATTALGALLTHLTQADPTDFQPMNVNYGLFPPLEKRLRKRAEKRLALAARALDDLKDWQSQVARVWTG, from the coding sequence ATGCACACCCCCATCAGCATTATCGGCGCCGGGTTGGCCGGATGTGAAGCCGCCTGGCAGCTTGCCGAACGCGGCATCCCCGTGCGGCTCCACGAAATGAAACCGGTGCGTTTTTCCCCCGCGCACCAGAGCCCCGGACTCGCCGAGCTGGTCTGCTCCAACAGTTTGCGCGGAGCGGCCCTGACCAATGCCGTGGGACTGCTCAAGGAAGAGCTGCGCCGGTGCGCCGCGCTGTTCATGCAGGCCGCCGATGCCACCGCGGTGCCCGCCGGCGGCGCCCTGGCGGTGGACCGGGACGAATTCTCGGCTTACATCACGGAAAAAATCACCCAGCACCCACGCATCACCCTGGTGCGCGAGGAGGTAGCGCACCTGCCCGCCGAGGGGCGCATCATCATCGCCGCCGGGCCCCTCGCCGCGGAAAGCATTTCCCGAGAAATCGCGCGCCTCACCGGCGCCGAACATCTGTATTTCTACGACGCCATCGCTCCCATCGTCGAAGCCGACTCCATCGATACGAGCAAGGCCTGGCGCGCCTCGCGCTACGACAAAGGCAGCGACGACTATCTCAATTGCCCCCTCGACGAAGACCAGTACCGCTCTTTTGTCGCGGCGCTGCGCACGGCGGACAAGGTACCGGCGCGCGACTTCGAGCAACTGATTCACTTCGAAGGCTGCATGCCCATTGAGGAGCTGGCCGCGCGCGGTGATCTGACCCTGGCCTTTGGTCCCATGAAACCGGTGGGCCTGCGTGATCCGCGCACCGGGCGCGAACCCTTCGCCGTGGTGCAGTTGCGCCAGGACGACCGCCACGCCAGCCTCTACAACCTGGTCGGGTTTCAGACCAAGCTCACCTACCCGGAACAGCGGCGCCTTTTCCGCACCATCCCCGGACTGGAAAACGCGCGCTTCGCCCGCCTTGGCAGCATGCACCGCAACACCTTCATCAACGCGCCGCGCTGTCTGAACAGCCGCCAGCAGTTGCGCAGCGATCCGCACCTGTTTTTCGCCGGGCAGATCACCGGCGTCGAGGGCTATGTGGAATCGGCCGCCAGCGGTTTTCTGGCCGGATTGTTCGCCGCCGCAGCGACCCTGGGCACCGAGCTGCCCGACCCGCCGGCAACCACCGCCCTTGGAGCGCTTTTAACCCACCTGACTCAAGCCGACCCCACTGATTTTCAGCCCATGAACGTTAATTACGGCCTCTTTCCGCCCCTGGAAAAGCGGCTGCGCAAGCGCGCCGAAAAGCGTCTGGCCCTGGCCGCGCGCGCCCTTGACGATCTCAAGGATTGGCAGAGCCAGGTTGCGCGGGTCTGGACCGGCTGA